The following are from one region of the Fibrobacterota bacterium genome:
- a CDS encoding TonB-dependent receptor plug domain-containing protein yields the protein MPKSLNLEAFTTAPSRAFRFLFCLTFSAYVFTANCAEEKELTSEELSDLSIEDLLNVSVHAPAALTNLDLFETPASLTTLTAEDIERTPARNLMDLIEIYVPGAIWMTSEEGPVVGIRGSITGWNNKYLLIVNGKELNSKSLYGGVSELELWDLSDIEQVDIIRGTGSVTYGPSAVAGVIRITTHDAKSRPGFRVSAGYLAEYGSSGAGLSAGGASELADYYVYASMQRTTGSVPLQYLGSNNNQPGYVGRDVLRNQEPLDYLADYKDIPQAKIYGQLRFLKDWNLWARYTQQGAAWASNETKTDYQGKLINAEGTGDKQFSGSLDFHKDATEKLNVQAQVGTMLFDVERHLDALRGPGLDDPKNYRYNFSESEYIFGVKLDYRPRPWFETAIGSDIAREWTGPGWWDAPGDFRTGGDGIILSGPDSPIIGKEMPASRAVYAGTGWSTYTYSGYFESKFAPASLPTALLSARVDKNTQSQWLFSPRLALISPLPGRDQTLKAIIQRSEHRNESGELYIEHKNGTTPSYESLLSLELIHQMHWRKRLETAISFFYNDADLLVWDPEADRSLPDGNLKTAGGEAEAEWHLEAGHFGVSYAVMEMVDWRLAPGVTSSGISYSQYDQTLHGSTLVQTGYGQSLNNWPNQSIKAFAEFPISTAFTLHADGQLFWDYQGPQDGLAAIQAAVQGDSIQPQVDQAISRIREEGVYGPNCRINLMAVYKPTGKINVSAYVLNLLGTASNERYAFDVGNDRTSPARVRFFREDRALGFKVGLSL from the coding sequence ATGCCGAAATCGCTCAACCTGGAAGCTTTCACCACCGCCCCTTCCAGGGCATTCCGCTTCCTTTTCTGCCTGACCTTCTCCGCCTACGTGTTCACCGCAAACTGCGCCGAGGAAAAGGAACTCACTTCGGAAGAGCTTTCGGATCTGTCCATCGAGGACCTGTTGAACGTGAGCGTTCACGCGCCGGCGGCGCTGACGAATCTGGATCTTTTCGAAACGCCCGCCTCCTTGACCACCTTAACGGCGGAAGATATCGAACGCACGCCCGCCCGCAACCTGATGGATCTGATCGAAATCTACGTCCCGGGCGCTATCTGGATGACGTCTGAAGAAGGGCCGGTGGTGGGCATCCGGGGGTCGATCACCGGTTGGAACAACAAGTATCTCCTGATCGTCAACGGGAAAGAGCTGAACTCGAAAAGCCTTTACGGTGGGGTATCGGAGTTGGAACTCTGGGATCTCTCCGATATCGAGCAAGTGGACATCATCCGCGGTACGGGGTCGGTCACCTACGGCCCCAGCGCGGTGGCGGGAGTCATCCGCATTACCACCCATGACGCGAAGTCCCGACCGGGATTCCGGGTATCGGCAGGGTACCTGGCGGAATATGGCTCCTCAGGCGCCGGTCTGAGCGCGGGCGGGGCCTCGGAGTTGGCCGACTATTACGTTTACGCGAGCATGCAACGCACAACCGGATCCGTGCCATTGCAATACCTGGGTTCGAACAACAACCAACCAGGCTATGTGGGGCGCGACGTCTTGCGGAACCAGGAACCGCTTGATTATCTGGCCGATTACAAGGATATCCCCCAAGCCAAGATATACGGACAATTGCGGTTCCTCAAAGACTGGAACCTATGGGCCAGGTACACGCAACAAGGCGCCGCTTGGGCCAGTAACGAGACGAAGACCGACTACCAGGGTAAACTGATCAATGCGGAAGGGACCGGGGATAAGCAATTTTCCGGGTCGCTTGATTTCCATAAGGACGCGACCGAAAAGCTGAACGTGCAGGCGCAGGTCGGGACCATGCTGTTCGATGTGGAGCGGCATCTCGATGCTTTGCGCGGCCCCGGCTTGGACGATCCCAAGAATTACCGGTACAACTTTTCCGAATCCGAATACATCTTCGGTGTGAAATTGGATTATCGCCCTCGCCCTTGGTTCGAGACCGCCATCGGCTCGGACATCGCGCGGGAATGGACGGGTCCGGGATGGTGGGACGCGCCCGGCGACTTCCGCACAGGAGGCGATGGGATTATCCTCTCGGGCCCGGATTCGCCAATCATCGGCAAGGAAATGCCGGCCTCCCGGGCGGTTTATGCCGGTACAGGCTGGTCCACCTATACCTATTCGGGATATTTCGAATCCAAATTCGCTCCTGCGTCCCTGCCGACGGCCCTCCTCTCCGCCCGGGTGGATAAGAACACGCAATCCCAATGGCTCTTCTCCCCGCGACTGGCCTTGATTAGCCCGCTGCCCGGGAGGGATCAAACCTTGAAAGCGATCATCCAACGTTCCGAGCACCGGAATGAGTCCGGGGAGTTGTATATCGAGCATAAGAACGGAACCACCCCTTCCTATGAATCGCTGCTTTCCCTGGAGTTGATCCATCAAATGCATTGGCGGAAGCGGTTGGAAACCGCCATATCCTTCTTTTATAACGATGCCGACCTGCTGGTATGGGATCCCGAAGCCGATCGGTCCCTGCCGGATGGGAACCTCAAGACCGCGGGCGGCGAAGCCGAGGCGGAATGGCATCTCGAAGCCGGCCACTTCGGCGTAAGCTATGCCGTAATGGAGATGGTGGATTGGCGCCTCGCCCCCGGGGTGACTTCGAGCGGCATTTCATACTCGCAATACGATCAGACCCTGCACGGTTCCACCCTGGTGCAAACGGGCTACGGCCAATCCCTCAACAATTGGCCCAACCAGTCGATTAAAGCTTTCGCCGAGTTCCCGATATCTACCGCTTTCACCCTCCATGCGGACGGTCAATTATTCTGGGATTACCAGGGCCCGCAGGACGGATTGGCTGCAATCCAAGCCGCTGTCCAAGGGGATTCGATCCAGCCCCAGGTCGATCAGGCCATCTCCCGGATCCGGGAGGAGGGGGTGTACGGCCCTAACTGCAGGATCAACCTGATGGCCGTCTATAAACCCACCGGGAAAATCAACGTCTCCGCATACGTATTGAACCTCCTGGGCACCGCGTCCAATGAACGCTACGCTTTCGACGTGGGCAACGATCGGACTTCGCCCGCGCGCGTTCGTTTCTTCCGCGAAGACCGCGCGCTCGGGTTCAAGGTGGGGCTTTCCCTATGA
- a CDS encoding response regulator: protein MTAGPGILFVDDEPAIVEACVLAASLAGYEVEGFSRPGEALDRFRADPQGYRAILTDYTMAEMSCGEFLARVRAIRRDIPVFLCTGNAEHEIQEAARALDVSGVLYKPFDFEALETFLRDNLPLEG from the coding sequence ATGACCGCAGGCCCGGGTATCCTGTTCGTGGACGACGAACCCGCCATCGTCGAAGCATGCGTCTTGGCCGCCAGCCTAGCGGGCTATGAGGTGGAAGGCTTTTCGCGTCCCGGGGAGGCCCTGGATCGGTTCCGCGCCGATCCGCAGGGGTATCGTGCGATCCTGACGGACTATACCATGGCCGAAATGTCCTGCGGCGAGTTTCTGGCGCGGGTACGCGCGATCCGCCGGGATATCCCCGTGTTTCTGTGCACCGGTAACGCCGAGCATGAAATCCAGGAAGCGGCCCGCGCGTTGGACGTAAGCGGGGTGCTTTACAAACCCTTCGATTTCGAGGCGCTGGAAACCTTTCTCCGCGACAATCTTCCTCTGGAAGGATGA
- a CDS encoding YfiR family protein yields the protein MTLVVPALRFLPVRLLAILAPFWLAAPVHAQIAQEFAIKASFIAKFVAFVKWPAPREGASGADSGVFRVAVFGDNPFHEELETALRKSAPASVPVRVETVRDVRDLRGSKLVFIGAAEKGSVAKLSAWAEANGALTIGDGDGFAGQGVIINFYRDGSKVRFEINPAAAERSGFQISSLLLKVARIVEDR from the coding sequence ATGACATTGGTCGTTCCGGCGTTGCGTTTCTTACCTGTCCGCTTGCTCGCGATCCTGGCGCCATTCTGGCTAGCCGCGCCCGTGCACGCGCAGATAGCCCAGGAATTCGCCATCAAGGCGTCCTTCATCGCCAAGTTCGTCGCATTCGTGAAATGGCCTGCTCCGCGGGAAGGGGCAAGCGGAGCGGATTCCGGGGTATTCCGGGTCGCGGTCTTCGGGGACAACCCTTTTCATGAAGAACTGGAGACGGCCCTCCGGAAGTCGGCGCCCGCCAGCGTTCCGGTCCGGGTGGAGACAGTCCGGGACGTGAGGGATCTCCGCGGCAGCAAGCTGGTTTTCATCGGGGCGGCGGAGAAGGGTTCGGTGGCGAAACTTTCCGCTTGGGCCGAGGCGAACGGGGCCCTGACCATCGGCGATGGAGACGGATTCGCCGGCCAAGGGGTCATCATCAATTTCTATCGCGATGGATCGAAGGTCCGTTTCGAAATCAATCCCGCGGCCGCGGAGCGTTCGGGATTCCAGATCAGTTCTTTGCTCCTTAAAGTCGCCCGCATAGTGGAGGATCGGTGA
- a CDS encoding HAMP domain-containing protein: MKAPAGAFRNASIKTKLVLLILSVCASILILSAALGLARTILEGRQRLLSGVAMTARLLGEYCVVPLSFDDAQEAGNMLERVQSLPGIQGAVLYDSTGKSFASYPRGSSAKLDTLPSGDEDSFRFRPGSLVYYHKVQFRNQYLGTVVLHAATAPLKRAAARDAAALGVLFFALILVSYMLALRAQGAISRPILQLAEAFRRVSDKGDLSQRVEREGSDEIGILYAGYNHMLGQLQARLAEREKAEAESRLHHEQLVQAGKLVTLGTLVSGVAHEINNPNTYIMLNASVALKQMKEMESRLREGGGEGLDAQSLKRFMGVLENVYQGSKRIDSIVRRLKDYYRKDHGQEKDPLQINAVVEKAVEILDAKIRKYTRSFRFDRGENLPRVAGNFQELEQVAINLIENACQALSDGEGQVTVRTYADGEGQVVLEVEDTGVGIPPEHVDRVTDPFFTTKREAGGTGLGLSLVVGILGNHGGSLRLSPGLIRGTRATVRLPALA, translated from the coding sequence GTGAAAGCCCCCGCCGGCGCGTTCCGTAACGCCTCCATCAAGACTAAGCTTGTCCTGCTCATCCTTTCGGTATGCGCCTCCATCCTGATCCTTTCGGCGGCCTTGGGGCTGGCACGTACCATCCTCGAAGGCCGCCAGCGGCTGCTGAGCGGAGTGGCCATGACGGCTCGGCTCCTGGGCGAGTATTGCGTCGTCCCCCTCTCCTTCGATGACGCCCAGGAAGCCGGCAATATGCTGGAGCGCGTCCAGTCCTTGCCCGGAATCCAAGGCGCGGTCCTCTATGATTCGACAGGGAAGTCGTTCGCGTCATATCCTCGGGGGTCTTCCGCCAAGTTGGACACCCTGCCTTCGGGTGACGAGGACAGTTTCCGATTCCGGCCGGGGTCGCTGGTGTACTACCATAAGGTGCAGTTCCGGAACCAATACCTGGGGACCGTCGTGTTGCACGCCGCTACTGCTCCGCTCAAGCGCGCCGCCGCGCGGGACGCCGCCGCCCTGGGCGTCCTCTTCTTTGCTCTGATCCTGGTTTCCTACATGTTGGCCCTGCGCGCCCAAGGCGCCATTTCCCGTCCCATCCTGCAGCTCGCGGAGGCTTTCCGCCGCGTATCCGACAAGGGGGATCTTTCGCAAAGGGTGGAACGGGAAGGGAGCGACGAGATAGGCATCCTCTATGCCGGTTACAACCATATGCTCGGGCAGTTGCAGGCGCGCCTCGCGGAACGGGAGAAAGCCGAAGCCGAATCCCGCCTGCACCACGAGCAATTGGTCCAGGCCGGCAAGCTGGTCACCCTGGGGACCTTGGTTTCCGGAGTCGCCCATGAAATCAACAACCCGAATACCTACATCATGCTCAACGCTTCCGTAGCGCTCAAGCAGATGAAGGAGATGGAATCCAGATTGAGGGAAGGCGGCGGGGAAGGGCTGGACGCGCAATCCCTGAAACGCTTCATGGGCGTCTTGGAGAACGTCTACCAGGGATCCAAGCGCATCGATTCGATCGTGCGGCGCTTGAAGGACTATTACCGTAAGGATCATGGCCAGGAAAAGGATCCCCTGCAGATAAATGCCGTGGTGGAGAAGGCCGTCGAAATCCTGGATGCCAAGATCCGTAAGTACACCCGCAGCTTCCGGTTCGACCGCGGGGAAAACCTGCCGCGCGTAGCGGGCAATTTCCAGGAGCTCGAGCAAGTGGCCATCAACCTCATCGAGAATGCCTGCCAGGCCTTGTCCGATGGGGAAGGCCAAGTCACGGTTCGGACCTATGCCGACGGCGAAGGCCAGGTGGTCCTCGAAGTGGAGGATACGGGCGTGGGGATTCCGCCCGAGCATGTGGATCGCGTCACCGATCCCTTCTTCACGACCAAACGGGAAGCGGGGGGCACCGGTCTCGGATTGTCCTTGGTTGTCGGCATCCTTGGGAACCACGGCGGCTCCCTTCGGCTTTCCCCGGGCCTTATCCGGGGCACCCGCGCCACCGTCCGGCTGCCCGCCCTCGCCTAA
- a CDS encoding ATP-binding cassette domain-containing protein — MIHVEGLTKRYGTALAIDNISFDINQGEVVGLLGPNGAGKTTTMKILTCFISATAGRASINGFDTFDEPLKVKEQIGYLPESCPLYHDMDVATYLEFAAEARGVSADKRKRAVEKAISDCDLGKVTRKLIGHLSKGYRQRVGLAQALIHDPSVLILDEPTSGLDPNQIRDILKLIDSLGVEKTVIHSTHILGEVEATSDRVLIINNGHIVAQGTPQELMARSSGTTVFLTVKGQDVQAALGSAPFVKKAERLGEAANGFQRLAVQGAEARDVSLEVFKLAVQKDWLVSELRAETASLEDVFAKLTRGQA, encoded by the coding sequence ATGATCCATGTCGAGGGCTTAACTAAACGCTATGGCACCGCCTTGGCCATAGACAATATCTCGTTCGACATCAACCAGGGCGAAGTGGTGGGCTTGCTGGGGCCGAACGGCGCCGGCAAAACCACGACCATGAAAATCCTTACCTGTTTCATTTCGGCCACGGCCGGCCGGGCCAGTATCAACGGTTTCGATACCTTCGACGAGCCTCTCAAGGTGAAGGAACAGATCGGATACCTCCCCGAAAGCTGCCCGCTCTACCATGATATGGACGTCGCGACCTACCTGGAGTTCGCGGCCGAGGCGCGCGGGGTGTCGGCGGACAAGCGCAAACGCGCGGTGGAAAAGGCGATTTCCGACTGCGACCTGGGCAAGGTGACCCGGAAACTCATCGGCCATCTCTCCAAGGGCTATCGGCAGCGCGTGGGCCTGGCCCAGGCCCTCATCCATGATCCGTCCGTCCTCATCCTGGATGAGCCTACCTCCGGCCTGGACCCGAACCAGATCCGGGACATCCTGAAGCTGATCGACTCCCTGGGGGTCGAGAAGACCGTCATCCATTCCACCCACATCCTCGGCGAGGTCGAGGCCACCAGCGACCGGGTGCTGATCATCAACAATGGCCATATCGTGGCCCAAGGCACTCCCCAGGAGCTGATGGCCCGCTCTTCGGGGACCACGGTTTTCCTGACCGTCAAAGGGCAGGACGTGCAGGCCGCGCTTGGTTCGGCCCCCTTCGTCAAGAAGGCCGAGCGCCTCGGGGAAGCGGCGAACGGGTTCCAACGTTTGGCCGTCCAGGGCGCCGAAGCCCGCGACGTTTCGTTGGAGGTATTCAAACTGGCTGTCCAAAAGGACTGGCTGGTATCCGAGCTCAGGGCCGAGACCGCCAGCCTCGAGGACGTGTTCGCCAAACTTACGAGGGGCCAAGCATGA
- a CDS encoding ABC transporter permease subunit, which produces MKNAMTIFKKELRSYFSSPVGYVFIIFYLLVSNAFFFFVQDFFKQGQDSMRGFFAAMPWIFLFFVPAISMRLWAEEKKMGTVELLLTMPLKEWEVVMGKFLAAFAFLGIALLFTLTVPISLAYLGKPDFGVIVGSYVGALFLGSAYLAIGLYISSLTENQVVAFIISLAVIFVLLLVGIAPVWLNAVGSLVSFCDYVSLLSHFNNVTRGVIDSRDVVYYASVIVLFLYLNVKNIEARKWR; this is translated from the coding sequence ATGAAAAACGCGATGACCATCTTCAAAAAAGAATTGCGCAGCTACTTCTCGTCGCCCGTGGGTTACGTATTCATTATCTTCTACCTGCTGGTTTCCAACGCGTTCTTCTTCTTCGTACAGGATTTCTTCAAGCAGGGACAGGACAGCATGCGCGGCTTCTTCGCGGCCATGCCCTGGATTTTCCTGTTCTTCGTCCCGGCCATCTCCATGCGCCTGTGGGCCGAAGAGAAGAAGATGGGCACGGTGGAACTGCTCCTGACCATGCCGCTTAAGGAATGGGAAGTGGTGATGGGAAAGTTCCTGGCCGCCTTCGCGTTCTTAGGGATAGCCTTGCTCTTCACCCTGACGGTCCCCATCTCCCTGGCCTACTTGGGTAAGCCGGATTTCGGCGTCATCGTCGGCTCGTACGTGGGGGCGCTGTTCCTGGGTTCGGCCTATCTGGCCATCGGCCTCTATATCAGCTCGCTTACCGAAAACCAGGTGGTGGCCTTCATCATTTCCCTGGCGGTCATATTCGTGCTGTTGCTCGTCGGCATCGCGCCCGTTTGGCTCAACGCCGTGGGCTCGCTGGTATCCTTCTGCGATTACGTGAGCCTGCTCAGCCACTTCAACAACGTGACCCGGGGCGTCATCGATTCCCGCGACGTGGTGTACTACGCGTCCGTGATCGTCCTGTTCCTCTACCTGAACGTCAAAAACATCGAAGCCAGGAAGTGGAGATAA
- a CDS encoding GldG family protein, which yields MATNSKKLSSRANAYLGLVTLVVILAVVGLTSEMFFHRRLDLTRDKQFTLSRASLNTIRSLPDLVTIKLVMSKDLPTQFIQIRTHVTDLLSEFEAQSNGKISLVFEDPGENETKRQQAVSLGVQEVQLQEQSSEGVQIKKGFFGLAMTYGDKKEVIPVLNNLESFEYDLIVKLKKLTATVKTIGIIEGGQGAKLSLTLPGPQPKTTTGFDENFPTLKEEAEKLYKLERLDPLNAPISDNLDLVLVAAPARLTDYEKFRLDQFLMKGKSVIFLSPGVDMSLGMGINGTASHNNYEDLLTHYGLSVKKDVVLEDRNFQYVRFGNSFFPSPYPYWIVVQGDGLSSSSPITSKLGAVSLPWASSIEIDTTRKDSSKVEVLARSTKGSWAESNNFFLLPRDLKEFLPVNQHSMPLAVLKSGKFHSFYENRPLPAGDSTQKVDTAGLLKVAKKEARILVIGNALFATDFFVGYTNVIANLHLLLNSFDQLALDPDLITIRSREIASAPILEAKKSKKTFILLLNMLVAPLLLLAAGFFMGMRRKKKESMA from the coding sequence ATGGCCACGAATTCCAAGAAACTCAGCTCCCGCGCCAACGCCTACCTCGGCCTGGTCACCCTGGTGGTGATCCTCGCCGTGGTCGGCCTAACGAGCGAGATGTTCTTCCATCGCCGGCTTGACCTCACGCGGGACAAGCAATTCACCCTGAGCCGGGCGTCCTTGAATACCATCCGGTCCCTGCCGGATCTGGTTACCATCAAACTGGTCATGTCCAAGGATCTGCCCACCCAGTTCATCCAAATCCGCACCCATGTCACCGACCTCCTGAGCGAATTCGAGGCCCAGTCAAACGGCAAGATTTCCCTGGTATTCGAGGACCCCGGAGAGAACGAGACCAAGCGCCAGCAGGCGGTTTCGCTGGGCGTGCAGGAAGTCCAGCTGCAGGAGCAGAGCTCCGAGGGCGTGCAGATCAAGAAAGGCTTCTTCGGGCTGGCCATGACCTATGGCGACAAGAAGGAGGTGATCCCGGTTTTGAATAATCTGGAATCCTTCGAATACGATCTAATCGTCAAGCTCAAGAAATTGACCGCTACGGTAAAGACCATCGGCATCATCGAGGGCGGGCAAGGAGCGAAGCTCTCATTGACCTTGCCGGGCCCGCAACCCAAGACCACCACCGGGTTCGACGAGAACTTCCCGACCCTGAAGGAAGAAGCCGAAAAGCTGTACAAACTTGAGAGGTTGGATCCCCTCAACGCGCCTATCTCCGATAACTTGGATTTGGTCCTGGTCGCGGCGCCTGCCCGTTTGACCGACTACGAGAAATTCCGCCTGGACCAATTCCTCATGAAAGGCAAATCGGTCATCTTCCTCAGCCCGGGGGTGGACATGAGCCTAGGGATGGGGATCAACGGAACCGCATCGCATAACAATTACGAGGATCTGCTCACCCATTACGGCCTCTCGGTGAAGAAGGATGTGGTTCTGGAGGATCGTAACTTCCAATACGTTCGCTTCGGCAACTCGTTCTTCCCTTCGCCCTATCCTTATTGGATCGTGGTGCAGGGCGATGGACTCAGCTCCAGCAGTCCTATTACTTCCAAGCTGGGGGCCGTCAGCCTGCCTTGGGCTTCTTCCATCGAGATCGATACCACTCGGAAGGATTCTTCCAAGGTGGAAGTCCTGGCCCGCAGCACCAAGGGCTCTTGGGCCGAGTCCAACAACTTCTTCCTGCTGCCGAGGGACTTGAAGGAATTCCTCCCGGTCAATCAGCATTCCATGCCCCTGGCTGTCCTCAAATCCGGCAAGTTCCACTCCTTTTACGAGAACCGACCGCTGCCTGCGGGGGATAGCACCCAAAAGGTGGATACCGCCGGCTTGCTCAAGGTGGCTAAGAAAGAGGCCCGCATCCTGGTGATCGGCAACGCCCTCTTCGCGACCGACTTCTTCGTCGGCTACACCAACGTCATCGCCAACCTGCATCTCTTGCTTAATAGCTTCGACCAACTGGCCCTGGACCCGGATCTCATCACCATCCGTAGCCGCGAAATCGCCAGCGCGCCCATCCTGGAAGCCAAGAAATCGAAGAAAACGTTCATCCTGCTGCTCAACATGCTGGTCGCCCCCTTGCTGCTCCTGGCCGCCGGCTTTTTCATGGGCATGCGCCGGAAGAAGAAGGAGTCGATGGCATGA
- a CDS encoding DUF4340 domain-containing protein, with product MKRTLIILVAALAVLGLILMKKSNTEKSMQRDRFVLDSAWKANVNSFVVIKKPDTTRLEKKDGKWAVAPGGFPVDTAKIAKALGYVFKLQDKERVSVSTERLAEYGLDSTEAKHVAVKEPSGKSADVVIGKTSGADFSSTYWKWEGKPEIYRSPGNFSWDIGTKPDDWKQRKLFSAVAKDVKFIEVNWKDTMGTAYAYKLEAVTDSTWKMLAPQDSNRVKNAMASEMASRFAEMSIDEFYNPKDTNLAKAKIDSPLVTVKIGLKNGTSQEIKASKQAEGYVYARHPARPDTIKLSAWRLDTFKKKPFELLEAPPPPKADSGKSAASGPAGSAPSGGIKIEPATPASGAAKAPATKAAAKPAAQAPSLQVKPAAPQPLKAESPKPASK from the coding sequence ATGAAGAGGACCTTGATAATCCTGGTCGCCGCCCTGGCGGTGCTGGGCCTGATCTTGATGAAGAAAAGCAACACGGAGAAGTCCATGCAAAGGGACCGCTTCGTATTGGATAGCGCCTGGAAGGCGAACGTGAATTCCTTCGTCGTCATCAAGAAGCCGGATACCACGCGCTTGGAAAAGAAAGACGGCAAGTGGGCTGTGGCCCCGGGCGGCTTCCCCGTGGACACGGCAAAGATCGCCAAAGCGCTGGGCTACGTATTCAAGTTGCAGGACAAGGAACGGGTATCGGTATCCACCGAGCGCTTGGCGGAGTACGGGTTGGATAGCACCGAGGCCAAGCATGTCGCGGTGAAAGAGCCCTCCGGCAAATCGGCGGACGTCGTGATCGGGAAAACCTCGGGAGCGGATTTCAGCTCGACCTATTGGAAGTGGGAAGGCAAGCCTGAGATCTATCGTAGCCCCGGCAATTTCTCATGGGATATCGGGACCAAGCCGGACGATTGGAAGCAGCGTAAGCTGTTCTCGGCGGTCGCCAAGGACGTCAAGTTCATCGAGGTGAACTGGAAAGACACCATGGGGACGGCCTATGCCTATAAGCTCGAAGCCGTTACGGATTCCACCTGGAAAATGCTGGCCCCGCAGGATAGCAATCGGGTGAAGAACGCGATGGCTTCGGAGATGGCTTCGCGCTTCGCGGAGATGTCCATCGATGAGTTCTACAATCCCAAGGACACCAATCTTGCGAAGGCCAAGATCGACAGTCCCCTTGTTACCGTGAAGATCGGCCTGAAGAACGGCACCTCCCAGGAAATAAAGGCTTCGAAACAGGCGGAAGGGTATGTCTATGCCAGGCATCCGGCGCGGCCGGATACCATCAAGCTCTCCGCGTGGCGCTTGGATACCTTCAAGAAGAAGCCGTTCGAACTCCTGGAAGCCCCGCCCCCTCCGAAAGCGGATAGCGGCAAAAGCGCCGCCTCGGGGCCAGCCGGATCCGCGCCATCCGGCGGCATCAAAATCGAACCCGCGACGCCCGCTTCCGGCGCGGCAAAGGCACCCGCGACCAAAGCGGCAGCCAAACCCGCGGCCCAGGCCCCGTCCCTGCAGGTCAAACCCGCCGCACCGCAGCCTTTGAAGGCCGAGAGCCCCAAACCGGCTTCGAAATAA
- the lpdA gene encoding dihydrolipoyl dehydrogenase has protein sequence MDSSYDIVVIGSGPGGYVAAIKGAQAGKKVAIVEKADLGGICLNWGCIPTKALLKSAEVAHYLKHASEYGLSAKDVSVDYPKVMARSREVAKQNSNGVQFLMKKNKIDVITGTAKLVAKGLLEVSDAQGGRKNIQAGSVIVATGASPRMFPQYPIDGTNFITYRHALDLKDQPKKLLVIGAGAIGVEFAYYFNTLGTEVHLVEMLPQLLPVEDEEISKTLLASFKKQGINCYVGAKVNEVKLAKAGVIEAKLADSAGKEIALTVDRVLVAVGMVPNTKDLGLEQVGVKLDERGFIKVDAYQETSVKGIFAIGDCAGKQLLAHKASAEGEVAVAKILGQAKHGLDYGQIPGCTYCQPQVASVGLTEKACKEKGIAIKIGRFPFSASGKARAIGHTEGMVKLIFGAKYGELLGAHIIGSEATEMLAELGLAMKLESTYEEIMHSIHAHPTLSEAVMEAAMDSQGKSVHI, from the coding sequence TTGGATTCTTCTTATGACATCGTGGTAATCGGCAGCGGGCCCGGCGGTTACGTGGCCGCCATCAAGGGGGCCCAAGCCGGCAAGAAGGTGGCTATCGTCGAGAAGGCCGATTTGGGGGGCATCTGCTTGAATTGGGGATGCATCCCGACCAAGGCCCTGCTAAAGAGCGCCGAAGTCGCTCATTACCTGAAGCATGCATCCGAGTACGGGTTGAGCGCGAAGGACGTGTCCGTCGATTATCCCAAGGTCATGGCGCGCTCGCGGGAAGTGGCCAAGCAGAACAGCAACGGCGTCCAGTTCCTGATGAAGAAGAACAAGATCGACGTCATCACGGGAACCGCGAAGCTTGTGGCTAAAGGCCTTCTCGAGGTAAGCGATGCGCAGGGCGGACGCAAGAACATCCAGGCCGGGAGCGTCATCGTCGCTACGGGCGCGTCCCCCCGCATGTTCCCCCAATATCCCATCGATGGAACGAATTTCATCACCTACCGGCATGCCCTTGATTTGAAGGATCAGCCGAAGAAGTTGCTGGTGATCGGCGCGGGCGCCATCGGGGTGGAATTCGCCTACTACTTCAATACCCTGGGCACCGAGGTGCATCTGGTCGAGATGCTGCCCCAGCTGCTTCCCGTGGAAGATGAGGAAATCTCGAAGACCCTTTTGGCTTCATTCAAGAAGCAAGGCATCAACTGCTACGTCGGCGCCAAGGTCAACGAAGTCAAGCTCGCGAAAGCCGGCGTGATCGAAGCCAAGTTGGCGGACTCCGCGGGCAAGGAAATCGCCCTGACCGTGGATCGCGTGCTAGTGGCCGTGGGCATGGTCCCGAACACGAAGGACCTGGGCCTCGAGCAGGTGGGCGTGAAGCTCGACGAGCGCGGATTCATCAAGGTAGATGCCTACCAGGAGACTTCGGTCAAAGGCATTTTCGCCATCGGGGATTGCGCCGGAAAACAACTGTTGGCCCACAAGGCCTCGGCCGAAGGCGAAGTCGCAGTAGCCAAGATCCTGGGTCAGGCCAAGCATGGCTTGGACTACGGGCAAATTCCCGGGTGCACCTATTGCCAGCCGCAGGTGGCTTCGGTGGGACTCACGGAAAAGGCTTGCAAGGAAAAGGGCATCGCGATCAAGATCGGGCGCTTCCCCTTTTCCGCCAGCGGAAAGGCCCGGGCCATCGGGCATACCGAGGGCATGGTCAAGCTTATCTTCGGCGCCAAATACGGGGAATTGTTGGGCGCCCATATCATCGGTAGCGAGGCCACGGAAATGCTGGCCGAACTGGGATTGGCGATGAAGCTGGAATCGACCTATGAGGAAATCATGCATTCGATCCACGCCCACCCTACCCTGTCCGAGGCGGTGATGGAAGCCGCCATGGACAGCCAAGGCAAATCGGTTCACATCTAA